In one window of Aceticella autotrophica DNA:
- a CDS encoding ExeA family protein: MKKEGKTMFNVYYGLTFNPFSKECDVKYHYKSQDYIQAMSRLEFLKDKKGFGLITGDPGSGKSYTLKCFVNSLNPNMYKVVYIPISTLTVMDFYKYLSDGLGLIPKHRKCDMFRQIQDVILSYHSKNITPVIIVDEAQFISNSILDDLRIIFNFDMDTKNYALLILSGQTQLIIQLNRQAHEALRQRIVLNYSFKGLNKDETKEYITSRLKCANCNETIFTDDAIELIYSSTNGYLRKINLLAEMSMILGAKESQKTINGELVFRAQSDINITE, encoded by the coding sequence ATGAAGAAAGAAGGAAAAACAATGTTCAATGTATATTATGGATTAACTTTTAATCCATTTTCTAAAGAATGTGATGTAAAATATCACTACAAATCACAGGATTATATACAAGCAATGAGCAGATTAGAATTTTTAAAAGACAAAAAAGGATTTGGGCTAATAACAGGAGATCCTGGATCTGGTAAGTCATATACACTAAAATGCTTTGTAAATTCTTTAAATCCTAATATGTACAAGGTTGTATACATACCGATATCAACGCTTACAGTTATGGATTTTTACAAGTATTTGTCCGACGGCCTCGGATTAATACCGAAGCATAGAAAATGCGATATGTTTCGCCAGATACAGGATGTAATATTAAGCTATCATTCAAAAAACATAACTCCCGTTATCATCGTTGATGAGGCTCAGTTCATAAGCAACTCAATCCTTGATGATTTACGCATTATATTTAATTTTGACATGGACACAAAAAATTATGCATTACTTATATTATCAGGACAGACACAATTAATTATACAGTTGAATAGACAAGCACATGAAGCATTAAGGCAGCGAATAGTTTTAAATTATTCATTTAAGGGTTTAAACAAAGATGAAACAAAAGAATATATAACATCCAGATTAAAATGTGCAAACTGCAATGAAACAATATTTACTGATGACGCAATTGAATTAATATATTCAAGCACAAATGGATATTTAAGAAAAATTAATTTACTTGCAGAAATGTCAATGATATTAGGAGCTAAAGAAAGTCAAAAAACTATAAATGGCGAGCTAGTATTTAGAGCTCAAAGCGATATAAATATTACAGAGTAA
- a CDS encoding helix-turn-helix domain-containing protein, translated as MEELQIYNEMLSSYKRCMEIGIKSSIPCPAITLKEEDLQIRLNKNIGLINVFHNCVDNILNQTKGEYIFLLTDYDGYLLNIRCNKKTRCCIDKSGFRIGTSFKEEAVGTNAISMAMKLRRLVYLEPQHHYCDILKKWYCIAAPIIIDEMIIGYLDVSTIEHGMVNEMTIVLELLADKIANEYKTNIKEQELNNGNINLTDNQIEILLMLAKGYKELAISIEIGIKPVTVKYHKRKIIEKLCVTSIQEAVAKAVKLNLIDIE; from the coding sequence GTGGAAGAATTACAAATATATAATGAAATGCTTTCTTCTTATAAAAGATGTATGGAGATAGGCATCAAAAGTTCAATACCATGTCCAGCTATAACTTTAAAAGAAGAAGATTTACAAATCAGATTAAATAAAAACATAGGACTTATTAATGTATTTCATAATTGTGTTGATAATATTTTAAATCAGACTAAAGGAGAATACATATTTTTATTAACTGATTACGATGGTTATCTTCTAAATATAAGATGTAATAAGAAAACACGCTGTTGCATAGATAAATCGGGTTTTAGAATAGGTACGTCTTTTAAAGAAGAAGCCGTAGGGACAAATGCCATTTCAATGGCGATGAAATTAAGAAGATTAGTTTATTTAGAACCTCAGCATCATTACTGTGACATTTTGAAAAAATGGTATTGTATTGCAGCGCCTATCATTATAGATGAAATGATAATAGGATATCTTGATGTATCGACGATAGAACATGGCATGGTGAATGAAATGACTATAGTTTTAGAATTGCTTGCAGATAAAATTGCCAATGAATATAAAACCAATATAAAAGAGCAAGAACTAAATAACGGCAATATAAATTTAACTGATAATCAGATAGAGATATTGCTAATGCTTGCAAAGGGTTATAAAGAATTGGCCATATCGATAGAGATTGGAATTAAACCTGTTACTGTAAAATACCATAAGAGGAAAATAATTGAGAAGCTATGTGTAACAAGCATTCAGGAAGCAGTTGCAAAAGCGGTTAAATTAAATTTAATAGATATAGAGTGA
- a CDS encoding DUF6431 domain-containing protein: MIIIAFPIKNIHEYIENKSYLYIDTPSGCPNCNYNGKLHRHGYYCRGVFIDNNCIDITIARVICPVCHKTHALIPDFLVPYFIYPLSVILTSLKKIFIDGHGTTYVADEIIKEFNLSFVKQQNISYFKMRFLSIMNYIHSFFANFQEYIETMNSLSPKTLISNIYKYTKEKVKFNLHYFDLMKVHFFKKV; encoded by the coding sequence ATGATAATTATAGCCTTTCCAATTAAAAATATACATGAATATATCGAAAATAAATCATATTTGTACATAGATACACCATCTGGATGCCCTAATTGCAATTACAACGGTAAATTGCACAGGCATGGCTATTACTGCAGGGGTGTCTTTATCGACAATAATTGCATAGATATTACCATAGCAAGAGTTATTTGTCCTGTATGCCATAAAACACATGCTTTAATACCGGACTTTTTAGTGCCATATTTCATCTATCCTTTATCTGTTATTCTAACTTCCTTGAAAAAAATATTTATCGATGGACATGGCACTACATATGTTGCTGATGAGATCATTAAAGAGTTTAATTTGTCTTTTGTGAAACAGCAAAATATCAGTTATTTCAAAATGAGATTTCTCTCGATTATGAATTATATTCACAGCTTTTTTGCTAATTTTCAAGAATACATTGAAACAATGAACAGTTTATCACCTAAAACTTTGATAAGCAATATTTATAAATATACAAAAGAAAAGGTAAAGTTTAATTTACACTATTTTGATTTGATGAAAGTACATTTTTTCAAAAAAGTTTAG
- the ltrA gene encoding group II intron reverse transcriptase/maturase translates to MHINSKVETEGQLKERLDLIFLRSKEGRTFHGIWELAFNPITIVTAIHNIKSNQGSKTSGIDKQNIDYYLQMPYEELINLIINTAKNYQPKPVRRVYIPKTNGKMRPLGIPSMLDRIIQECIRIVIEPICEARFYPHSYGFRPYRATKHAVKEIVHNINITKKNIPKYVIEGDIKGCFDNINHRILLNKCYRIGIHDKRILMMIKQMLKAGYIENDLFNITEQGTPQGGIISPLLANIYLNNFDWTIGRMYQEPKQQCKRICNDRNRLKNKGIIPKYLTRYADDWVIMTTTEKEAKRILKYLRKYFKHKLKLELSEDKTIITDITQHYVKFLGFLTKADYKRKTPDNPHPDKLVGKSYPNHKKVKEQIKAINKEIKKLKDIPKDIDKAIQIERINAKIIGMAEYWKTGICSNTFKYIDDKINRSAFRIFKKIYIKDYMSHCIELNKLSNRPNRHQKYAAKTFAVKINEQYIGITKAFITHSQWCKYPYNQKMTPYTKEGRELYSKQFQKKKTLPLDRPPLYDIDNLIYAKENKKYNFEYYMNREYAYNRDKGKCRICGKPLEKGNRECHHIQPSLPINQMNKVSNLAWLCKKCHYIIHGKEIPKTYKENQIKKINKMRELLQADKNGDVVI, encoded by the coding sequence GTGCATATAAATAGCAAGGTAGAGACTGAAGGACAGCTAAAGGAACGACTTGACTTAATCTTTTTAAGAAGTAAAGAAGGAAGAACTTTTCATGGAATATGGGAATTGGCGTTTAATCCTATTACAATAGTAACTGCAATACACAATATAAAAAGCAATCAAGGTTCGAAAACATCAGGAATTGATAAACAAAACATCGATTATTATTTGCAGATGCCATACGAAGAATTAATAAACCTTATAATAAACACAGCAAAGAACTATCAACCGAAACCAGTCAGAAGGGTATATATACCAAAAACGAATGGCAAAATGAGACCATTAGGAATTCCGTCAATGCTGGATAGAATTATACAAGAATGTATAAGAATAGTTATTGAGCCAATATGCGAAGCAAGATTTTATCCACATAGTTATGGTTTTAGACCCTACAGAGCAACTAAGCATGCAGTAAAAGAGATAGTTCACAATATAAACATAACAAAGAAAAATATACCAAAATATGTTATAGAAGGCGATATAAAAGGTTGCTTTGATAATATTAATCACCGCATATTACTAAATAAATGCTATCGTATTGGAATACATGATAAGAGAATTTTGATGATGATAAAACAAATGTTAAAAGCAGGATATATCGAAAATGATTTATTTAATATAACTGAACAAGGAACGCCACAAGGCGGAATTATATCACCATTACTTGCAAATATATATCTAAACAATTTTGACTGGACTATTGGTAGAATGTATCAAGAACCTAAACAGCAATGCAAAAGAATTTGCAATGACAGAAACAGACTGAAGAACAAAGGAATCATACCAAAATATCTAACAAGATATGCTGATGATTGGGTAATCATGACAACAACAGAAAAAGAAGCCAAAAGAATACTGAAATATCTAAGAAAATATTTCAAACATAAATTAAAATTAGAACTATCCGAAGACAAAACAATTATAACAGATATAACACAACATTATGTTAAATTCCTTGGTTTCTTAACAAAAGCAGATTACAAACGAAAAACGCCGGACAATCCTCATCCTGATAAATTGGTAGGCAAATCTTACCCGAATCATAAAAAGGTTAAGGAACAAATTAAAGCAATAAATAAAGAAATCAAGAAACTAAAAGATATTCCAAAAGATATTGATAAAGCCATACAAATCGAAAGAATAAATGCTAAAATAATAGGAATGGCTGAATACTGGAAAACAGGAATATGTTCAAATACCTTCAAATATATCGATGATAAAATAAACAGAAGTGCATTCAGAATATTCAAAAAAATATACATTAAAGATTATATGAGCCATTGCATTGAATTAAATAAACTTAGTAATAGACCTAACAGACATCAAAAATATGCTGCTAAAACATTTGCAGTTAAAATAAATGAACAATATATAGGAATTACTAAAGCATTTATAACACACAGTCAATGGTGCAAATATCCATATAATCAGAAAATGACGCCCTATACTAAAGAAGGAAGAGAATTATACTCAAAACAATTCCAAAAGAAAAAGACATTACCATTAGACAGACCACCATTATATGATATAGATAACCTAATATACGCCAAAGAAAATAAGAAATATAATTTTGAATACTATATGAATAGGGAATATGCCTACAACAGAGATAAAGGAAAATGCAGGATATGCGGGAAACCGCTTGAAAAAGGCAATAGAGAGTGTCATCATATCCAACCATCACTGCCAATAAACCAAATGAACAAAGTATCAAATTTAGCGTGGCTATGTAAGAAATGTCATTATATAATCCATGGGAAAGAAATACCTAAGACATATAAAGAAAACCAAATTAAAAAGATTAATAAAATGAGAGAATTATTACAGGCAGATAAAAACGGTGACGTTGTTATCTGA
- a CDS encoding Mu transposase domain-containing protein, giving the protein MAVFTSAKGNYRFAKLFPKQDTSCFQEAHVSFFEDIKGVYHTVVYDNAKVMVKKFIGRSEKEPTERLLKLSIYFCFKFRFCNTYQGNEKGHVERSVEFVRRKAFSNKDCFDSMEEANKYLYEVCKKLNNTKNPLKGNKSPAEILEEERSYLLPQLPPFDAARCADLRADKYSTIVVDSCHYSVPDAYVGKIIFTKIYSHKILCYYDNVKIAEHERMYGFNEWSIKIEHYLNTLKKKPGALPSSTALNQADPRLQQIYHIYYTTREKEFIDLLQYVGIVGMQKILDAIDKLRKIDPIEITTDKIKIICERKVDKYIENTKTNNEIEDKSKDMLLKFGSLMPKEAENFKEEAVI; this is encoded by the coding sequence ATGGCTGTATTTACAAGTGCCAAAGGTAATTACAGATTTGCAAAACTTTTTCCAAAACAAGATACTTCATGCTTTCAAGAAGCACATGTATCATTCTTTGAAGATATAAAAGGTGTTTATCATACAGTAGTATATGACAACGCCAAGGTTATGGTTAAAAAATTTATAGGAAGGAGTGAAAAAGAACCAACAGAAAGACTTTTGAAATTATCAATATATTTCTGCTTTAAATTTAGATTTTGCAATACATATCAAGGCAATGAAAAAGGACACGTTGAAAGAAGTGTAGAATTTGTAAGAAGAAAGGCATTTTCTAATAAAGACTGCTTTGACTCCATGGAAGAAGCTAATAAATATCTTTATGAAGTATGTAAAAAACTAAATAATACAAAGAATCCTTTAAAAGGCAATAAGTCACCTGCAGAGATACTTGAAGAAGAAAGGTCGTATTTATTGCCGCAATTACCACCATTTGATGCAGCAAGATGTGCAGACCTGCGTGCAGATAAATATTCAACAATAGTTGTAGACTCATGTCATTATTCTGTGCCAGATGCATATGTCGGTAAAATCATATTTACAAAAATATATTCACATAAAATACTTTGCTATTATGACAATGTAAAAATTGCTGAACATGAGCGAATGTACGGATTTAACGAATGGTCAATAAAAATAGAGCACTACTTGAATACACTAAAGAAAAAACCTGGGGCACTGCCGTCAAGCACAGCGCTTAATCAGGCAGACCCAAGGTTGCAACAAATCTACCATATTTATTATACCACCAGAGAGAAAGAATTCATAGATCTCTTGCAATATGTAGGTATAGTAGGTATGCAAAAAATACTTGATGCTATTGATAAATTAAGAAAAATAGATCCAATTGAAATTACAACAGATAAAATAAAAATAATATGTGAAAGGAAGGTTGATAAATATATAGAAAATACAAAAACAAATAATGAAATAGAAGATAAATCGAAAGATATGCTTTTAAAGTTCGGTAGCTTAATGCCTAAAGAGGCTGAAAATTTCAAAGAGGAGGCCGTCATTTAA
- a CDS encoding DUF1648 domain-containing protein, which yields MYKNRSVLKLKFSTFEKVIEIIVIINLILELLLFIRYWPYLPNKVPIHYSLSGNPDSWSSKETLFLIPIVSILLYFMFSYINRFPHIFNYIPEITEENAERQYRNARTLMTCLKGEIIFMFLFILYKDIFIALGKFKELGIGSIAILLIIIFVTIVYFIIKSIKLR from the coding sequence ATGTATAAAAATAGGTCTGTTTTAAAGTTAAAATTTTCAACATTTGAAAAAGTTATCGAAATAATAGTAATAATTAATCTCATTTTAGAATTATTACTATTTATTAGGTATTGGCCATATCTTCCAAATAAAGTTCCAATACATTATAGTTTATCTGGTAATCCAGATTCTTGGAGTAGCAAAGAAACTCTTTTTTTAATACCTATAGTGAGCATTTTATTATATTTTATGTTTTCATATATAAATAGATTTCCTCATATATTTAATTATATTCCTGAAATTACTGAGGAAAATGCAGAGCGACAATATAGAAATGCGCGTACGCTTATGACTTGTTTAAAGGGAGAGATTATTTTTATGTTTTTATTTATTTTATATAAAGATATCTTTATAGCTTTAGGGAAGTTTAAAGAACTTGGAATCGGCTCTATTGCTATTTTATTGATAATAATTTTTGTTACAATAGTATATTTTATTATAAAATCAATAAAACTAAGGTGA
- a CDS encoding biotin/lipoyl-binding protein: MVFDIKEFTDSREIMESRVHPFTVIFIYILISIIIAAFIWSYLSEKEIVVNADGIIRPYIRESIIVNKITGNVEKVFVKDGDKVKKGETIYSINHKDLDFQKLYLSSEKYSKFQSNFPPLSV; the protein is encoded by the coding sequence ATGGTATTTGATATAAAGGAATTTACTGATAGCAGAGAAATAATGGAGTCAAGAGTACATCCATTTACAGTGATTTTTATATATATCCTTATATCTATAATCATAGCAGCATTTATTTGGTCATATCTTAGTGAAAAAGAAATAGTTGTAAATGCTGATGGGATTATACGACCATACATCAGAGAAAGTATAATAGTAAATAAAATAACTGGAAATGTTGAAAAGGTATTTGTAAAAGACGGCGATAAAGTAAAAAAAGGAGAAACAATATACAGCATTAACCATAAAGACCTTGATTTTCAGAAATTGTATTTGTCAAGTGAAAAATACTCCAAATTTCAATCGAATTTTCCTCCACTTAGTGTATAA
- a CDS encoding helix-turn-helix domain-containing protein, with protein MKNKQEIILSYIRDGKSQRQISRETGIDRKVIRKYIKKYEEKRRDLINEGKIDGNADIQEIIDDIIERPKYNSENRHKRKLTEKVINRIKFYLRENEQKRYLGQSKQQKKKIDIYNVLREEGYDIGYTSVCQAINEILNDQKEACAAFVR; from the coding sequence TTGAAGAACAAACAGGAAATAATATTATCATATATAAGAGATGGTAAATCTCAAAGACAAATATCTAGAGAAACTGGTATTGATAGAAAAGTTATTAGAAAATATATTAAAAAATATGAAGAAAAGAGAAGGGACTTGATAAATGAAGGGAAAATAGATGGAAATGCCGATATTCAAGAGATTATTGATGATATAATCGAAAGGCCTAAGTACAATAGCGAAAACAGACATAAACGAAAATTAACCGAGAAAGTGATAAATCGTATAAAATTTTATCTTAGAGAAAATGAGCAAAAAAGATATTTAGGACAGTCCAAACAACAAAAAAAGAAAATTGATATATATAATGTCTTAAGAGAAGAAGGCTATGACATCGGTTATACATCCGTTTGTCAAGCAATAAATGAAATATTAAATGACCAAAAAGAGGCGTGCGCTGCGTTTGTGCGATAA
- the istB gene encoding IS21-like element helper ATPase IstB translates to MNKKEISKEIEQFATSLRLPGIKKYFQENAKEAATRDISYEEYLYGLLQKEYDLRQEHAKENRIRLANFPYKKYIEDLKIEYLPDDANRKLKVLSSLEFIKNGQNVILAGNPGTGKTHIAIGLGIKACLAGLRVLFTTIPTLINQLKESRSEKTLQTFENKFAKYDLVIADELGYISFDKEGSELLFTNLSLRAGRKSTIITTNLSFERWAEIFQDPVMTAAMVDRLTHKAYLVNMNGNSYRLKETEEWIKSQNIA, encoded by the coding sequence ATGAATAAAAAAGAAATATCAAAAGAAATAGAACAATTTGCAACAAGCTTAAGACTGCCAGGAATAAAAAAATACTTTCAGGAAAATGCAAAGGAGGCTGCGACAAGAGATATAAGCTATGAAGAATACTTATACGGATTGCTTCAAAAAGAATATGATCTAAGGCAGGAGCATGCAAAAGAAAACCGTATAAGATTAGCTAATTTTCCATACAAAAAATATATAGAAGACCTAAAAATAGAGTATCTACCAGATGATGCGAATAGAAAATTAAAGGTGTTAAGTTCACTTGAATTTATTAAGAATGGACAAAATGTAATACTTGCTGGAAATCCAGGCACAGGCAAAACGCATATAGCAATAGGCTTAGGCATAAAAGCCTGTTTAGCAGGATTAAGAGTACTATTTACAACAATTCCAACTTTAATAAATCAATTAAAAGAAAGTAGGTCAGAGAAAACATTACAGACTTTTGAAAATAAATTTGCAAAATATGACCTAGTAATAGCAGACGAACTTGGCTATATCTCGTTTGATAAAGAGGGATCTGAGCTTTTATTTACAAACTTATCATTAAGAGCGGGAAGAAAATCAACGATAATAACGACAAACTTATCATTTGAAAGGTGGGCTGAAATATTTCAAGATCCAGTGATGACAGCAGCGATGGTAGATAGACTAACGCATAAAGCCTATTTAGTGAATATGAATGGAAATTCATATAGACTTAAAGAAACGGAGGAATGGATAAAGAGTCAGAATATTGCTTGA
- a CDS encoding DDE-type integrase/transposase/recombinase → MDNDVKQKIAYFKFSLIAPLINENYTQETAKEYMEVITSKVYDVPSLGKREFSPNTIKTWLYCYRKYGFEGLYPKSRCDKGASRVLTDDIKAYIKNLKVDNPRRSAKSIYQELLVKKFIDLDKVSLSTIQRYLRKTKISTSALNTKDRRAFEMEYPNDCWQSDISMGPYLVINGKKIKTYLIAFLDDSSRLITHAEFYETDNVISLIDAYKKAVSKRGVPKKLFVDNGKVFQSEQLHLICASLGTSLCYAEPYSPESKGKIERFFRTLKDQWMYGFDWQKISSIDELNENLNKYIEGIYHQTVHSSINMKPIEKFIKYTDTMKFIDSKEEIDNIFLYRVKRRVIKDATVSIEKVKFEVPMQYIGDYVNIRYYPKSLDKAYIFSEDGKLLQTIHPVNKIDNSKIRRKEIDFSL, encoded by the coding sequence ATGGATAATGATGTTAAACAAAAAATTGCTTATTTTAAATTTTCTTTGATAGCACCGCTTATCAATGAAAATTACACTCAGGAAACAGCAAAAGAATATATGGAGGTTATTACTTCTAAGGTTTATGATGTGCCTTCGTTAGGTAAAAGAGAATTTTCTCCTAATACAATTAAGACATGGCTTTACTGTTACAGAAAATATGGATTTGAAGGTCTATATCCTAAAAGCAGATGCGACAAAGGTGCTTCAAGAGTTTTAACTGATGACATTAAAGCCTATATTAAGAATCTAAAAGTTGATAATCCAAGAAGATCAGCTAAGTCAATCTATCAGGAACTTTTAGTTAAAAAGTTTATTGACCTTGATAAGGTATCCTTATCTACAATCCAAAGATATCTTCGAAAAACTAAAATATCTACATCAGCATTGAATACAAAAGACAGGAGAGCTTTTGAAATGGAGTATCCTAATGACTGCTGGCAATCTGATATATCTATGGGTCCATACTTAGTTATTAACGGCAAGAAGATTAAGACATACCTTATTGCTTTTCTGGATGATTCATCAAGGTTAATAACACATGCAGAATTTTATGAGACAGATAATGTCATATCACTTATTGATGCATACAAAAAAGCTGTTTCAAAAAGAGGTGTTCCTAAAAAACTATTTGTTGATAACGGCAAGGTATTCCAAAGCGAACAATTGCATTTAATATGTGCATCATTAGGAACGTCTTTATGTTATGCTGAACCGTATTCGCCAGAATCGAAAGGAAAAATTGAAAGGTTTTTCAGAACATTAAAAGACCAATGGATGTATGGATTTGATTGGCAGAAAATATCTTCCATAGACGAATTGAATGAGAACTTGAATAAATATATTGAAGGAATATACCATCAAACAGTACATTCATCAATAAATATGAAGCCCATAGAGAAATTCATTAAATATACTGACACGATGAAATTCATAGATTCTAAAGAAGAGATTGATAACATATTTCTCTATAGAGTCAAAAGGCGTGTAATTAAAGATGCCACAGTATCAATAGAAAAAGTCAAATTTGAAGTGCCAATGCAGTATATCGGTGATTATGTAAATATACGATATTATCCAAAATCACTTGATAAAGCATATATTTTTAGTGAAGACGGCAAACTCTTGCAAACAATACATCCCGTAAACAAAATTGATAATTCTAAGATAAGAAGAAAAGAAATAGACTTTTCTTTGTAA